The genomic DNA GTCGTTGTCCATCGCGCGCAGCGCCGTCACGACGCTGACGCCGTCGAGCACGGGCATGTTGATGTCGAGGACGATCGCATCGGGTCGCGTCTCGGTCGCACTACGTAGCGCCTCGGCGCCGTCCACGGCGGTGAACACCTCGAATCCGGACAGCCGCAGCCCACGCTCCAGCGACGCGAGCACGTCGGGATCGTCATCGACCACGAGTACCCGGGGAGACGAGCCACTCCCTGCGCCAGAGTCCATGCGGCCAATCTTGCCCGATACCCCTCCCGCGATGCGGTAGGCGCGTGAACGCCAGGTGACACCAAACCGCGATTGCGCGCTCGAAGCGCAGAAACCACGTCTGCACTGCTAGCTTCGTGAGTCGTGCAACCGAACGCTGCGGGTGTGATCGTCGAGCCCGACGACGGCGTCGAACCGGTGCGGGCGTTCATCGCCTCGGCCGAGCGCACGCTGCTGATCAAGCAGTTCACGTTCACCGACGAGACCCTGATCGAGGCCGTCATCGAGCGCAGGCGTGCCGGTGTCGACGTGCGGGTCATGCTGAACGCCAAGCGATCCGGCGGCGACCGAGCCAACGACGAGACGCATCGACGGCTGGGCGCCGCGGGCATCGACGTCAAGTGGGCGAACCCGTTGTTCTACGTCACCCACGAGAAGTCGATCGTCGTCGACGGCACGGCAGCCCTGGTCGCGACGTTCAACCTGTGCGAGAAGTACTTCACCCGGACACGCGACTACGGCGTCGTCACCGTCGATCCGGCCCAGGTCGCCCAGATCACGGAGGTCTTCGACGCCGACTGGAACGAGGCGGACTGGCAGCCGTCGCCCTGCCACGGCCTGCTGTGGAGCAACGCGAATTCGCGTCTGCACATGGCCCGCTTCATCGACACGGCCACCAAGCGCATCGACGTGCAGCACCCCAAGTACGTCGACGCGGTGATCCTCGACCACCTCGCGGCCGCCGCCGACCGCGGCGTCAAGGTGCACGTCCTCTGCGGCGGCAGGCACGGCATCAGCGAGTGGGACGTGCTCGACACGTTCGCCTCGCTGCGCACGCTGCGCCGGTTCGGGGTGAAGGTGCACAAGCAGAAGAACCTGCGGGTGCACGCCAAGCTGATCATCGTCGACGACGAACGCGCACTCGTCGGCTCGATGAACATCGACCGCAGCGCCTTCGACCTCCGTCGCGAACTCGGCATCACGACGTCCGACCCACTGATCGTCGAGCGGCTCAAGGCCGTGTTCGACGAGGACTGGGAACTGTCGCACCACTACGCGCCGCCGGACCCGCTGCACCCCGAAGAACACCACGACGAGGACGCGTCGGACTTCCCGTCGGACTCAACGCTCGTTCATGAGTGAGGACCGGCCGCCCTCCCTGTTCGACGTCGCCTGGACGTTCAACCACATCGCGCTGGCCTCGTTCGGCGGCGGCCTGTCGGCGTGGTCGCGGGAGGTGCTCGTCGTCGAGAAGCAGTGGCTGGGCGAGGAGGAGTTCCTCTCGGCGATGACGATGTGCCGCATCCTGCCCGGCGCCAACCAGGTGAACATGGCGGTGTTCGTCGGCACCAAGATGCGGGCCGTCCCCGGCGCGGTGGCCGCCGTGCTCGGGCTGTGCGTGGTGCCGCTGGCGATCGTGCTGTTCCTGTCGTGGCTGTACTTCCGCTTCAAGGAGGTGCCTGCCGTCGCCGGGGTGCTGCACGGCGCATCGGCCGCCGCGGTCGCGCTGACGGTGGCCATGGTGATCAAGACCGGTCGCAACTGCCTGACCGGCGTAATCCCGGTCGCCCTGTTCGCGCTGGCCTTCGTCCTCAACGGCATCCTGCGCTGGCCGCTGCTCGGCGTGTTGGCGATCGTCGCGCCGCTGGCGCTGCTGTGGGCCTGGCCCAGGGACCGCTCCGCGCCCGCGACGTGAGCACCTACCTCCAGCTGATCGTGCTGTTCGGCTCGCTGTCGCTGATGTCGATCGGCGGCGGCAACGCAGTGCTGCCCGAGATGCACCTGCGTGCGGTGAACCAGCACCACTGGCTGAGCAACGGCCAGTTCGCCGACCTGTTCTCCATCTCGCAGACCGCGCCGGGGCCGAGCATCCTGATCGTCGGGATGGTCGGCTATGCCGCCGGCCTGGAGGTGGGCGGCGTGCCCGGCGCCATCCTCGGCGGAGTGGTCGCGACGGTGGCTATGGTGCTGCCCGCCGCGTCGCTGGTCTATGCCATCACGCTGTTCTGGCAGCGGGCGGAGGAGTCGCGCTGGCGGATCGCGGTCGAGAAGGGGTTCGCTCCGCTGACCGTCGGGCTCATCCTGGCGTCATCGCTGGTGATGAGCCGCGCGGCGGATCACGACTGGCGGGCGTACCTGCTGACCGCGGTGTGCACGGTGATCTTCGTCCGTACCAAGCTGAACCCCCTGCTGGTGGTCGCCGGTGCCGGGGTGATCGGTTACCTCGGGTTCGTCTGAACCGCGGGTTAGGAGCCTCCACCCCCGCCGCCGCAGCCGCCCCCGCCGCCGCAGCCACCCCCGCCGCCGCAGCCACCCCCGCAGCTGGACCCGCCCCCGCAGCCTCCTGATCCGCCGCCATCGGAGGTGCCACCGGAAACGCCATGGTCTCCGTGGCCGTAGGAGGTTCCGCCGCCATACGCTGCGCTGTCCCTGCCGGCTTGCCAGTAACGCGCCGTGCGGCGCTTCACCCACCTATTGATGGCAAAGAACGACGCGACGACCGCTGCGATGGTCCCAATTCCGATGACCCACCCGAGAGTGGTTGCATCCATGAGCGGATGATACGACGCCTCGTGCGCGCCGCCTAGAGTAGGAACGTGCTCGGCCGCCGGAAGGGTCGTTGGGATCGCGCGAACGCCGCGGTTGCGTCGCTCGAACTCCCCCCTGCCGTGTTCAAGACGTGTCCGTGGCAACCTCGCGATCTCGTGGAGATGGGATTGCGGCAGTGGCTCAGGTGCTGCGCCCCGGCGCTTCACGACGGTCAAGTAATCGGGATGCCATCGCGCGCAATCGACGAGGCATGGCACGGCCTCATCCTCTGCACCGCGAGATACGCAGCGTTCTGCCGGACGGCGTACGGCCAGTTCCTCCACCACCACCCTGAAGGTGGTTCGCTACCCGGGGTCGACCCAGACCCGATGTCCGAGCAACTCCGCCGCACCGTGGTCGCGTGGTCCATGGTGTCCGCGCCGGGCGAGAGGTGCATCATGTGGGATCTCGACCGTCACGTCGGAGTCGATCACCCGTGGGGTATCGATCCTGAGAGGGTCGCAGCCATCCAACAAGATCGGCACCTTCGTCTGAACCGCACCGAACGCGGGTAAACCGTTCGTTGCTGTATGAGGTCAGGAAATGGTTTGACCTCATCAATTGTTGAGGTTTTACGGTGATTACATGAACTTGGAAACCGTCGCACGACAGACGCTGTACCGGCAGACCCGGGCACGCGGCGGCGAACTGCGCGAGTTGGCCAACCGCGGCCTGCTCGGACGCATCTGGCGGTTCTCCGCGCGCCATCACCGCAGGCTAGGCGGGTTCGTCGCAATCAGCGTCGTTGGCTCCCTGCTCGCCGTGGCGACCCCGCTGCTGGCCGGCAAGGTCGTCGACGCGATCGTCAGCGGTGGCGCCTCCGGCACGGTGGTTGTGCTGGCCTTGATCATCGCCGGCGTGGCGTTTGCCGAGACCGCGGTCACGATGCTGACCCGCTGGCTGTCGTCGACGATCGGCGAGGGCCTGATCCTCGACCTGCGCACTGCGGTGTTCGACC from Mycolicibacterium arabiense includes the following:
- a CDS encoding phospholipase D-like domain-containing protein — its product is MQPNAAGVIVEPDDGVEPVRAFIASAERTLLIKQFTFTDETLIEAVIERRRAGVDVRVMLNAKRSGGDRANDETHRRLGAAGIDVKWANPLFYVTHEKSIVVDGTAALVATFNLCEKYFTRTRDYGVVTVDPAQVAQITEVFDADWNEADWQPSPCHGLLWSNANSRLHMARFIDTATKRIDVQHPKYVDAVILDHLAAAADRGVKVHVLCGGRHGISEWDVLDTFASLRTLRRFGVKVHKQKNLRVHAKLIIVDDERALVGSMNIDRSAFDLRRELGITTSDPLIVERLKAVFDEDWELSHHYAPPDPLHPEEHHDEDASDFPSDSTLVHE
- a CDS encoding chromate transporter produces the protein MSEDRPPSLFDVAWTFNHIALASFGGGLSAWSREVLVVEKQWLGEEEFLSAMTMCRILPGANQVNMAVFVGTKMRAVPGAVAAVLGLCVVPLAIVLFLSWLYFRFKEVPAVAGVLHGASAAAVALTVAMVIKTGRNCLTGVIPVALFALAFVLNGILRWPLLGVLAIVAPLALLWAWPRDRSAPAT
- a CDS encoding chromate transporter; its protein translation is MSTYLQLIVLFGSLSLMSIGGGNAVLPEMHLRAVNQHHWLSNGQFADLFSISQTAPGPSILIVGMVGYAAGLEVGGVPGAILGGVVATVAMVLPAASLVYAITLFWQRAEESRWRIAVEKGFAPLTVGLILASSLVMSRAADHDWRAYLLTAVCTVIFVRTKLNPLLVVAGAGVIGYLGFV
- a CDS encoding glycine-rich domain-containing protein, whose translation is MLGRRKGRWDRANAAVASLELPPAVFKTCPWQPRDLVEMGLRQWLRCCAPALHDGQVIGMPSRAIDEAWHGLILCTARYAAFCRTAYGQFLHHHPEGGSLPGVDPDPMSEQLRRTVVAWSMVSAPGERCIMWDLDRHVGVDHPWGIDPERVAAIQQDRHLRLNRTERG